From the Nodularia sp. NIES-3585 genome, one window contains:
- a CDS encoding Ni/Fe hydrogenase subunit alpha translates to MKKLIIDPVTRIEGHAKISIYLDDTGQVSDARFHVTEFRGFEKFCEGRPLWEMPGITARICGICPVSHLLASAKAGDRILSVTIPKAAEKLRRLMNLAQIIQSHSLSFFHLSAPDLLLGMDSDPAKRNIFGLIAAEPELARGGIRLRQFGQEIIEQLGGQKIHPSWAVPGGVREALSPEGRIHIQNRISEVRTTILNALGKFKELLNNYQQEAQTFGNFPSLFMGLVTPDGLWENYDGHIRFVDSLGNIIADQLDPTNYQEFIGEAVESHSYLKFPYYRPLGYPNQSDHCNLNSGIYRVGPLARLNICSHIGTPLADVELREYRDRGKGTVNSSFFYHYARLIEILASIERIEILLDDPDLLSNRLRADAGINQLSGVGVSEAPRGTLFHDYQVDENGLLEKVNLIIATGQNNLGMNRTVAQIARNFIHGSEISQGMLNRVEAGIRAFDPCLSCSTHAAGQMPLHIQLVDPDGNIVTEVWRD, encoded by the coding sequence ATGAAAAAATTAATCATCGACCCAGTTACCCGCATAGAAGGACACGCTAAAATTAGTATTTATTTAGATGATACAGGACAAGTCAGCGATGCCCGTTTTCATGTTACCGAATTTCGTGGTTTTGAGAAATTTTGTGAAGGTCGTCCCCTGTGGGAAATGCCAGGAATTACAGCCAGAATTTGTGGAATTTGTCCAGTAAGCCACTTATTAGCCTCAGCCAAAGCAGGCGATCGCATCCTGTCTGTTACAATTCCTAAAGCAGCCGAAAAACTGCGACGGTTAATGAATTTAGCCCAAATTATTCAATCCCATTCCTTGAGTTTCTTCCACCTCAGCGCCCCCGACTTATTATTAGGAATGGATAGCGACCCCGCAAAACGCAATATATTTGGCTTAATTGCAGCCGAACCAGAACTAGCCCGTGGAGGAATCAGGCTGCGTCAATTTGGACAAGAGATTATTGAACAATTAGGAGGGCAAAAAATACATCCATCATGGGCTGTTCCTGGTGGTGTGCGCGAAGCCTTATCCCCAGAAGGACGCATCCATATTCAGAACCGTATCTCCGAAGTACGCACCACAATTTTAAATGCACTGGGGAAGTTTAAAGAATTACTCAATAATTATCAACAAGAAGCCCAAACCTTCGGTAACTTTCCCAGCTTATTTATGGGGTTAGTCACTCCTGATGGTTTGTGGGAAAACTACGACGGACATATTCGTTTTGTAGATAGTCTGGGGAATATCATAGCTGATCAACTAGACCCAACTAATTATCAAGAATTCATTGGTGAAGCAGTTGAATCTCATTCTTATTTAAAATTTCCTTACTATCGCCCTTTGGGTTATCCTAACCAGAGCGACCATTGTAATTTAAATAGTGGTATTTATCGAGTTGGTCCCCTAGCTCGGCTGAATATTTGTAGTCACATTGGTACGCCTTTAGCTGATGTAGAATTACGAGAATATAGAGACAGAGGTAAAGGCACAGTTAACTCATCATTTTTCTATCACTATGCCCGATTAATTGAAATTTTAGCATCAATTGAGCGCATTGAAATTTTATTAGATGACCCAGATTTACTATCAAATAGACTGCGGGCTGATGCTGGGATTAATCAATTATCAGGAGTGGGAGTAAGTGAAGCCCCCAGAGGCACATTATTTCACGATTATCAAGTTGATGAAAATGGCTTACTTGAGAAAGTAAATTTAATAATTGCCACAGGTCAAAATAATCTAGGAATGAATCGCACAGTGGCGCAAATTGCCCGAAATTTTATTCACGGTTCAGAAATTTCTCAAGGGATGTTAAACCGAGTGGAAGCCGGAATCAGAGCCTTTGATCCTTGCTTAAGTTGCTCAACTCATGCAGCCGGACAAATGCCTTTACATATTCAATTAGTTGATCCAGATGGAAATATTGTAACTGAAGTTTGGCGAGATTAA
- the murQ gene encoding N-acetylmuramic acid 6-phosphate etherase — MPNLQERGYLLTEQVNPDSLNLDQLSSVELVDLFNREDAKAVAAVAAAQLELAKAIDVAAERLSQGGRLFYVGAGTSGRLGVLDASECPPTFCTPPELVQGIIAGGAGALVRSSEDLEDRSEDGEAAIAQRHITQLDVVVGITAGGTTPFVHGALNASRQRGARTIFIACVPTEQVRFDVDVDIRLLTGPEILAGSTRLKAGTATKLALNILSTGVMVKLGKVYGNRMVDVAVTNQKLRDRALQMLQDLTGLSREAAGFLLERSGKWVKLALLMHWTGLDKDAGDRWLVQHQGNLRVAVASYKIDKQL; from the coding sequence ATGCCAAATTTGCAGGAACGGGGCTATCTTTTAACTGAGCAGGTAAATCCTGATAGTCTTAACTTAGACCAGCTCAGTTCTGTTGAGTTGGTGGATTTGTTTAACCGTGAAGACGCAAAAGCGGTGGCGGCGGTAGCGGCGGCTCAACTGGAGTTGGCTAAAGCGATTGATGTGGCCGCAGAACGTTTGAGCCAGGGAGGACGTTTATTTTATGTTGGGGCGGGAACAAGTGGCAGGTTAGGAGTGTTAGACGCGTCTGAATGTCCACCTACTTTCTGCACACCACCGGAGTTGGTACAGGGAATTATTGCTGGTGGTGCTGGTGCATTGGTACGCAGTTCGGAAGATTTAGAAGACCGTAGCGAAGATGGTGAAGCTGCGATCGCTCAACGACACATTACGCAATTAGATGTAGTAGTGGGGATTACTGCCGGTGGGACGACTCCTTTTGTCCACGGAGCGCTCAACGCCTCCCGTCAAAGGGGTGCTAGAACTATTTTTATTGCGTGTGTACCTACAGAGCAAGTGCGCTTTGATGTCGATGTTGATATTCGCTTATTAACTGGGCCAGAAATCCTAGCTGGTTCAACTCGCTTGAAAGCTGGTACAGCCACAAAGCTAGCTTTAAATATCCTTTCTACTGGGGTAATGGTGAAGCTGGGCAAGGTTTACGGCAATCGCATGGTGGATGTGGCGGTAACTAATCAAAAGTTACGCGATCGCGCTTTGCAGATGTTGCAAGACTTGACAGGTTTAAGTCGGGAAGCTGCTGGTTTTTTACTAGAACGCAGTGGAAAGTGGGTGAAGCTAGCGTTGCTGATGCACTGGACTGGTTTAGACAAAGATGCAGGCGATCGCTGGCTAGTACAACACCAAGGTAATCTCAGGGTAGCTGTTGCTAGTTATAAAATTGACAAACAACTTTGA
- a CDS encoding ATP-dependent 6-phosphofructokinase — protein MEKRLGILTSGGDCPGLNTVIRAVVNHATLAYNWQVVGIPYATRGLLERKTIPLGIHSLDLRGIDPLLNMGGTILGSINKGDTLAHAEEIIAGYQALELDALIGIGGDGSLAILTQLQSLGNWQFVAIPKTIDNDVGQTERVVGFDTAVNTIVDALNRLTFTAASHDRVMIVEVMGRKAGHLALHSGIAGGADVILIPEIPYSIQGVCEHLAELRDRWGRRFAIIVVAEGAQIAIDSSTDPSCERPSCGMGQYIADEIRHCSRDQIDIRVSVLGHIQRGGIPSALDRLIATAFGKAAVDLLATGQSAQMVAWQNGQVVAVPLSAVLASSPCLVDPDNFLVQTARSLNTYI, from the coding sequence ATGGAAAAACGACTGGGTATTCTTACCAGTGGTGGCGATTGTCCGGGACTAAATACTGTAATTCGGGCAGTTGTAAATCATGCTACTCTCGCCTATAACTGGCAGGTAGTGGGTATTCCTTATGCAACCAGAGGACTTTTAGAAAGAAAGACTATTCCTCTGGGCATACATAGTCTAGACCTCCGTGGGATTGACCCTTTACTGAATATGGGAGGGACGATTCTTGGTAGTATTAATAAAGGGGATACTCTGGCTCATGCTGAGGAAATTATTGCTGGCTATCAAGCTTTAGAATTAGATGCTTTGATTGGGATTGGTGGCGATGGGAGTTTAGCAATTCTTACTCAACTCCAAAGTTTAGGAAATTGGCAGTTTGTGGCGATTCCCAAAACAATTGATAATGATGTCGGTCAGACAGAACGAGTTGTGGGCTTTGATACTGCGGTAAATACCATTGTTGATGCTCTCAATCGTTTGACATTTACAGCTGCTAGTCACGATCGCGTCATGATTGTGGAAGTCATGGGACGCAAAGCCGGTCATTTAGCACTACACTCTGGGATTGCAGGGGGTGCAGATGTGATTTTGATTCCCGAAATTCCCTATTCAATACAAGGTGTGTGTGAACATTTAGCAGAATTGCGCGATCGCTGGGGACGTAGATTTGCCATTATAGTGGTGGCAGAAGGCGCTCAAATAGCAATAGATTCATCCACCGATCCATCTTGTGAACGGCCATCCTGTGGTATGGGTCAATATATCGCCGATGAGATTCGCCATTGTAGCCGCGATCAAATTGATATCCGGGTTTCCGTTTTAGGACATATTCAACGCGGTGGTATACCCTCAGCTTTAGACCGTTTAATCGCCACAGCCTTTGGTAAAGCTGCGGTAGATTTGTTAGCGACTGGACAATCTGCACAGATGGTAGCTTGGCAAAATGGACAAGTTGTTGCAGTTCCTTTATCAGCAGTTTTAGCTTCCAGTCCATGTCTTGTAGATCCGGATAACTTCTTAGTCCAAACTGCGCGATCGCTAAACACATACATATAA
- a CDS encoding dihydroorotate dehydrogenase-like protein: MDLSTVYLGIKLRSPLVASASPLSEDIDNIQRLEDAGAAAVVMHSLFEEQLRLERFELNHHLTQGTESFPEALTYFPDSASFRVGTETYLDHIHKAKQKVNIPIIASLNGSSVGGWTNYAQEIQQAGADALELNIYYVPTDMELTSHEIEQTYIDILHAVKSVVTMPVAVKLSPYFTNMANMAKRLDDAGADALVLFNRFYQPDINLDLLDVEPNVLLSTPHSMRLPLRWIAILYGRIQADLAATSGIHGGEDALKMVMAGAKVTLLCSVLLRHGINHIRVIEQEMRQWMEKHEYESIQQMQGCMSQRSCPNPSAFERAQYMRSLATYKPEWSSIQDTSYYFG; this comes from the coding sequence ATGGATTTGAGTACAGTTTATCTGGGAATTAAGTTGCGATCGCCTCTTGTTGCTTCTGCATCGCCTTTGTCTGAGGATATTGATAATATTCAGCGTCTGGAAGACGCAGGTGCAGCCGCAGTTGTGATGCATTCGTTATTTGAGGAACAATTGCGCTTAGAACGTTTTGAACTTAACCATCATCTGACTCAAGGAACTGAAAGTTTTCCAGAAGCTTTAACTTATTTCCCTGACTCGGCTAGTTTTCGAGTCGGTACCGAAACTTATTTAGACCATATTCACAAGGCGAAGCAGAAGGTAAATATTCCCATTATTGCTAGTCTGAATGGGTCTTCTGTGGGTGGATGGACAAACTATGCTCAGGAAATTCAGCAAGCGGGAGCAGATGCACTGGAGTTAAATATTTACTATGTTCCTACTGATATGGAACTAACGAGTCATGAAATTGAACAGACTTATATTGATATTCTCCATGCAGTCAAATCAGTAGTAACTATGCCTGTAGCAGTCAAACTCAGCCCGTATTTCACCAATATGGCAAATATGGCTAAACGTTTAGATGATGCTGGTGCTGATGCTTTGGTTCTGTTTAATCGCTTTTATCAACCGGATATTAATCTCGATCTTCTGGATGTTGAGCCTAATGTGCTGTTAAGTACACCGCATTCTATGCGATTACCGTTGCGATGGATTGCCATTCTCTATGGACGCATTCAGGCTGATTTGGCAGCTACTAGCGGTATTCACGGGGGGGAAGATGCGTTAAAAATGGTGATGGCGGGGGCGAAAGTTACGCTACTTTGCTCGGTACTACTACGACATGGAATCAACCACATTCGAGTTATTGAGCAGGAAATGCGCCAATGGATGGAAAAACACGAATATGAATCAATACAGCAAATGCAGGGGTGTATGAGCCAAAGGTCTTGCCCTAATCCTAGCGCTTTTGAACGCGCTCAGTATATGCGATCGCTTGCAACTTATAAACCCGAATGGTCTTCTATTCAGGATACATCGTATTATTTTGGGTGA
- a CDS encoding oxidoreductase, whose product MSHLKLATVWLGGCSGCHMSFLDLDEWLIDLAAQVDLVYSPFADTKEYPQGVDVVLVEGAVANEDHLQMIHQVRERSHILVSFGDCAVTGNVTALRNPLGSAEPVLQRCYIEAADIHGQIPHEPGIVPTLLDRVVPVHKIVPVDIYLPGCPPSATRIKATLEPLLRGEKPQLEGRDFIKFG is encoded by the coding sequence ATGTCTCATTTAAAACTAGCAACAGTTTGGTTAGGCGGCTGTTCTGGCTGTCATATGTCCTTTCTCGACTTAGACGAATGGCTAATAGATTTAGCTGCACAAGTAGACTTAGTTTATAGTCCCTTTGCTGATACCAAAGAATATCCCCAAGGGGTGGATGTAGTGTTAGTTGAAGGTGCAGTAGCCAACGAAGATCATTTGCAAATGATACACCAAGTTAGAGAGCGATCGCACATTCTGGTTTCCTTTGGTGATTGTGCTGTCACTGGTAATGTTACCGCCTTACGGAACCCTTTGGGTAGTGCCGAACCAGTTCTTCAGCGTTGTTACATAGAAGCAGCAGATATTCACGGACAGATTCCCCATGAACCTGGAATTGTCCCCACTTTACTAGACCGGGTAGTTCCAGTACATAAAATAGTCCCAGTTGATATTTATCTGCCAGGATGTCCACCCTCAGCTACTCGAATTAAAGCCACATTAGAACCACTATTAAGAGGAGAAAAACCACAACTAGAAGGACGTGATTTTATCAAGTTTGGTTAA
- the hoxE gene encoding bidirectional hydrogenase complex protein HoxE, translating to MNSASAVNTNNQAKSSSATDPHGDKRLKMLSATIKRHQYQQDALIEILHKAQELFGYLENDILVYIAQQLKLPPSRVYGVATFYHLFSLAPSGVHTCVVCTGTACYVKGSPAILTNLEKSLDIHPGETSADGQISLLTARCLGACGIAPAVVFDETVLGYQTPESVVEHITGWLQNGSS from the coding sequence ATGAATTCAGCATCTGCTGTTAACACTAACAACCAGGCAAAATCTTCCTCAGCAACAGATCCTCATGGGGATAAGCGTTTAAAAATGCTGTCAGCAACCATTAAACGCCACCAGTATCAACAGGATGCACTAATTGAGATATTGCATAAAGCGCAGGAACTTTTTGGCTATTTAGAAAACGATATATTAGTTTACATCGCCCAGCAATTAAAACTACCACCTAGTAGAGTTTATGGCGTTGCGACGTTCTACCATTTGTTTTCACTTGCACCTAGTGGCGTGCATACTTGCGTAGTCTGTACAGGTACAGCTTGTTACGTCAAAGGTTCTCCGGCTATCCTGACAAATTTAGAAAAGTCTCTGGATATTCACCCTGGGGAAACCTCTGCCGATGGTCAAATTTCACTCCTCACAGCCAGGTGTTTAGGTGCTTGTGGAATTGCACCTGCTGTCGTATTCGATGAGACTGTTTTAGGTTATCAAACTCCTGAATCAGTTGTAGAACACATCACAGGATGGCTGCAAAATGGATCTAGCTGA
- a CDS encoding cyclopropane-fatty-acyl-phospholipid synthase family protein translates to MINSNQLQEIEKHIPLIGDINHKNPLAYQATRGAVEVVNTVQMAIAEAYINGLEIPDSSLQTLFDTCMPVFFQYFPALLVPYEWVLKETDHIAEGAGDLMKLQYDLPQTMLNRMLGEGKLIYPKYSMGLWEKGALNLEQSQIDMIDDVIEKLDIQDGDHILDFGCGWGCVPNYILSKFPHVKVTGLNLSHEQCEYMRQKMQDPESYLSSGRFMLSEGDLNDAKFETKFDKILSIGVFCHVGNLTNSFEKLASFLKENGKVFIHIITVRTPNNISSAYTHKYIFPHGRYWNYDAVPSHNRNLKTVKRWYLNGYNYSQTFVNWLNNFDSNQEMIRNLSYGIDYAKFRRIWRFYLIWFISNFASCDGEYNGNAQYLMVHS, encoded by the coding sequence ATGATTAATAGCAATCAATTACAAGAAATTGAAAAACACATACCTCTTATAGGAGATATAAATCACAAAAATCCCTTGGCATATCAAGCCACCCGTGGAGCAGTTGAGGTAGTGAATACAGTCCAAATGGCTATAGCAGAGGCTTACATTAACGGATTAGAAATTCCTGACTCAAGTTTGCAAACACTTTTTGATACTTGTATGCCTGTCTTTTTTCAATATTTTCCTGCACTTTTAGTACCCTATGAATGGGTATTGAAAGAAACCGATCATATTGCCGAAGGAGCCGGAGATTTGATGAAACTTCAGTATGATTTACCTCAAACCATGCTGAATAGGATGTTAGGTGAGGGAAAACTTATTTATCCTAAATACAGTATGGGACTATGGGAAAAAGGAGCATTAAACCTGGAACAATCTCAGATAGATATGATCGATGATGTGATTGAGAAATTAGATATCCAGGATGGAGACCATATATTAGATTTTGGTTGCGGTTGGGGATGCGTTCCCAATTATATTCTTTCTAAATTTCCTCATGTCAAGGTGACTGGTTTGAATTTGAGCCACGAGCAATGTGAGTATATGCGCCAGAAGATGCAAGACCCTGAAAGCTACCTCAGTTCAGGCAGATTCATGTTATCTGAAGGAGATTTAAATGATGCGAAATTTGAAACAAAATTTGATAAAATATTGTCCATTGGTGTTTTCTGCCATGTGGGTAATTTAACTAACTCTTTTGAGAAATTAGCTTCTTTTCTCAAGGAGAATGGCAAAGTTTTTATTCATATTATTACAGTTCGTACCCCTAATAATATCTCTAGTGCTTACACGCACAAATACATTTTTCCCCACGGGAGATATTGGAATTACGATGCAGTTCCTAGCCATAATAGAAATCTTAAAACCGTTAAAAGATGGTATCTTAATGGTTATAATTACTCGCAGACATTTGTAAACTGGCTGAATAATTTTGACAGTAATCAAGAAATGATCAGGAATTTAAGTTATGGCATAGATTATGCCAAATTCCGCCGGATATGGAGATTCTATTTAATATGGTTTATTAGCAATTTTGCTAGTTGTGATGGTGAATATAATGGGAATGCTCAATATTTAATGGTGCATAGTTAA
- the hoxU gene encoding bidirectional hydrogenase complex protein HoxU, with protein sequence MVVKTLSINERLVSGREEETVLQAAQDAGIYIPTLCHLQGVTDVGACRLCLVEVAGSHKLQPACVTKVTEGMEVRTDSDRLQRYRRTIIEMLFAEGNHICSVCVANGNCELQDLAIEMGMDHVRLDYHFPDRKVDVSHDLFGVDHNRCILCTRCIRVCDEIEGAHTWDMAGRGTNSHVITDLNQPWGTSPTCTSCGKCVDACPTGALFDKGSSVAEMKRDGLRPAKGDRTKLNFLVTAREQHQWNL encoded by the coding sequence ATGGTTGTTAAGACTTTAAGTATTAATGAGCGGTTGGTTAGTGGTCGGGAGGAGGAGACTGTTCTCCAAGCGGCGCAGGATGCGGGGATTTATATTCCAACTTTGTGTCATTTGCAGGGGGTGACGGATGTGGGGGCTTGTCGGTTGTGTTTGGTGGAAGTTGCTGGTAGTCATAAGCTTCAGCCTGCTTGTGTGACTAAGGTGACTGAGGGGATGGAGGTGAGGACAGATAGCGATCGCTTGCAAAGATATCGGCGTACAATTATCGAGATGCTGTTTGCTGAAGGTAATCACATTTGCTCGGTTTGTGTCGCTAATGGTAATTGTGAATTGCAAGATTTAGCTATTGAGATGGGTATGGATCATGTGCGTTTAGATTATCATTTCCCTGATCGTAAGGTCGATGTTTCACATGATCTCTTTGGTGTTGACCATAACCGTTGTATTCTTTGCACTCGTTGTATCCGTGTTTGTGATGAAATTGAAGGAGCGCACACTTGGGATATGGCGGGTAGGGGGACAAATTCCCACGTCATCACTGATTTAAATCAACCTTGGGGAACTTCGCCAACTTGTACTTCTTGCGGTAAATGCGTTGATGCTTGTCCTACAGGGGCGCTGTTTGACAAAGGTTCCAGCGTCGCAGAAATGAAACGCGATGGGCTACGCCCCGCCAAAGGCGATCGCACCAAACTAAATTTTCTCGTCACCGCCAGAGAACAACACCAATGGAACCTTTAA
- a CDS encoding NuoF family protein gives MDLAELNEIAQTERDSQKPVQIRCCVAAGCLSANSQAVKQNLEAAVKAENLTETVEVRGVGCMRLCCQGPLVEVEKNTELESLNTLYEKVTPDDALSIIAHLNGGETTVLEGDLTHPFFTSQMSIVLENSGKIDPERIQSYIAAEGYQALYHVLREMTPSEVVDAITSSGLRGRGGAGYPTGLKWATVAKAEGERKFVICNADEGDPGAFMDRSVLESDPHRVLEGMAIAAYAVGANQGYIYIRAEYGLAINRLQTAIRQAQRFGILGSQIFDSRFDFKIDIRIGAGAYVCGEETALMASIEGKRGTPHPRPPYPAESGLWGYPTLINNVETYANVAPIIRKGADWFASIGTEKSKGTKVFALAGKITNTGLIEVPMGTSLQQIVAVMGGGVPDDGVVKAVQTGGPSGGCIPASAFDSPVDYESLAELGSIMGSGGMIVMDESTNMVDVARYFMEFCMDESCGKCIPCRVGTVQLYKLLMRISAGEAGLADLELLEELCDMVKYTSLCGLGQSAPNPVFSTLRYFRDEYLDLI, from the coding sequence ATGGATCTAGCTGAATTAAATGAAATTGCCCAAACAGAACGTGATTCACAAAAACCTGTGCAAATTCGCTGTTGTGTTGCGGCTGGTTGTTTATCTGCTAATTCACAAGCTGTAAAACAGAATTTAGAAGCAGCTGTAAAAGCAGAAAATTTAACAGAAACAGTAGAAGTTCGTGGCGTTGGCTGTATGCGTTTATGCTGTCAAGGGCCATTAGTTGAGGTTGAGAAAAATACTGAATTAGAAAGTCTAAATACACTCTACGAGAAAGTTACACCTGATGATGCACTTTCAATTATTGCTCATCTCAATGGGGGAGAAACAACAGTTTTAGAAGGTGATTTAACACATCCATTTTTTACGTCCCAAATGTCCATTGTGTTAGAAAACAGTGGCAAAATTGATCCAGAACGAATTCAATCTTATATTGCTGCGGAAGGTTATCAAGCTCTTTATCATGTCTTGCGAGAAATGACTCCTAGCGAGGTGGTAGATGCGATTACCAGCAGTGGTTTACGGGGACGTGGTGGTGCTGGTTATCCCACAGGTTTAAAATGGGCGACTGTGGCGAAAGCCGAGGGAGAACGCAAGTTTGTCATCTGTAACGCGGATGAAGGCGATCCGGGGGCGTTTATGGATCGTAGCGTTCTCGAAAGTGATCCGCATCGGGTTTTAGAGGGAATGGCGATCGCCGCTTATGCTGTCGGTGCAAATCAAGGCTATATCTACATTCGCGCCGAATATGGCTTGGCTATAAATCGTCTGCAAACTGCAATTCGTCAAGCCCAACGCTTTGGGATTTTGGGAAGTCAAATTTTTGACTCTCGCTTTGATTTTAAAATTGATATTCGCATCGGTGCGGGGGCTTATGTCTGTGGTGAAGAAACGGCTTTAATGGCTTCGATTGAAGGTAAACGTGGTACTCCTCATCCCCGTCCGCCTTACCCTGCTGAGTCTGGTTTATGGGGCTATCCGACGTTAATTAATAACGTGGAAACCTACGCCAATGTTGCACCAATTATCCGTAAAGGTGCGGACTGGTTCGCCAGTATTGGGACTGAAAAAAGCAAGGGTACAAAGGTTTTCGCTTTAGCAGGTAAAATCACTAACACTGGTTTGATTGAAGTGCCAATGGGAACTTCTTTACAGCAAATTGTGGCAGTCATGGGCGGTGGTGTACCCGATGACGGTGTGGTGAAAGCTGTGCAAACTGGTGGTCCTTCTGGGGGATGTATTCCCGCATCGGCTTTTGATAGTCCGGTGGATTATGAATCTCTGGCTGAACTTGGTTCAATTATGGGTTCGGGGGGGATGATTGTCATGGATGAAAGTACGAATATGGTGGATGTCGCCCGCTATTTTATGGAATTTTGCATGGATGAGTCTTGTGGGAAGTGCATTCCTTGTCGGGTGGGGACGGTGCAGTTATATAAGTTGTTGATGAGGATTAGTGCGGGTGAGGCGGGTTTGGCTGATTTGGAGTTGCTGGAGGAGTTATGCGACATGGTGAAGTATACGAGTTTGTGTGGTTTGGGTCAGTCTGCGCCTAATCCGGTTTTTAGTACTTTGCGGTATTTTCGGGATGAGTATTTGGATTTGATTTAA